In Methanothermobacter sp., a genomic segment contains:
- a CDS encoding isocitrate/isopropylmalate family dehydrogenase translates to MLKHLNKKKEATLIEKALTKTLKKGIKTPDLKGKHTTTQVAEAIRNELLKMNL, encoded by the coding sequence ATGCTAAAACACCTAAACAAGAAAAAAGAAGCCACACTAATAGAAAAAGCCCTCACAAAAACACTAAAAAAAGGAATAAAAACACCAGACCTCAAAGGAAAACACACAACAACACAAGTAGCAGAAGCAATAAGAAATGAACTATTGAAAATGAATCTTTAA
- the argB gene encoding acetylglutamate kinase codes for METVKILVEALPYIKRFHGKKILIKYGGHAMIQEEAMDSTARDTVLLKYVGMEPIVVHGGGPEISRAMNKMGKKPKFIEGLRVTDEETMDIVKMVLVGKINTSIVSKICFHGGKGIGLSGKDSQLLLARKKAPHIIKDEETGEEQEIDLGLVGEIESVNPEILEILTSNGYIPIISPIGIDKNAETLNLNADTVAGEVAAEIGAEKLIILTDVPGILEDPKNPETLIEKISISELDDLIKEGVIKGGMLPKALTCIQAIKDGVSSAHIIDGRIEHSLLLEIFTKKGIGTMITK; via the coding sequence ATGGAAACTGTAAAGATCCTTGTGGAAGCTCTACCATACATTAAAAGATTTCATGGTAAAAAAATCCTCATAAAATATGGTGGACACGCCATGATACAAGAAGAGGCCATGGACTCAACAGCAAGAGACACCGTACTCCTGAAATATGTTGGGATGGAACCAATTGTAGTTCATGGCGGAGGACCTGAGATATCCCGTGCTATGAACAAGATGGGTAAAAAGCCTAAATTCATCGAGGGTTTAAGAGTTACAGATGAAGAAACAATGGATATAGTTAAAATGGTTCTCGTCGGTAAAATAAACACGAGCATAGTATCAAAGATATGCTTCCATGGAGGTAAGGGTATAGGATTATCCGGCAAGGACAGCCAACTTTTGCTTGCCAGGAAAAAAGCACCCCACATAATCAAGGATGAGGAAACAGGAGAAGAACAGGAAATAGACCTTGGACTAGTCGGTGAGATAGAATCTGTAAACCCTGAAATATTGGAGATATTAACGAGTAATGGTTACATACCTATAATTTCGCCTATTGGAATCGACAAGAACGCTGAAACTTTAAATTTGAATGCTGATACCGTTGCCGGTGAAGTAGCCGCTGAAATCGGCGCCGAGAAACTTATAATACTCACAGATGTCCCAGGAATTTTAGAAGACCCCAAAAACCCTGAAACTTTAATAGAGAAGATTAGTATAAGTGAACTGGACGATCTTATCAAAGAGGGCGTCATAAAAGGTGGAATGCTCCCTAAAGCTCTCACATGTATCCAGGCAATAAAGGATGGTGTTTCATCAGCGCATATCATCGATGGACGAATCGAACATTCCTTATTATTAGAAATCTTCACAAAAAAGGGTATAGGGACCATGATAACAAAATAA